One Pseudomonas sp. MM213 genomic window, CAATGGGACCTGCCAGGCGCGTGTTGAGCTCGGTGAAACGGTCCCACTCGTCCATGCGGCGGATGCCGCTGCGGTTGGCTGCGAAGTTGCCGGCGATGGTTTCCCAGTCGCTGCCCAGTGAGGTGATGCCGGCCATGCCGGTGACGACGACGCGCTTCATCAGCACAGGCCTCCGTTGACGGCCAGAACCTGCCGGGTGATGTACGACGCTTCCGCCGACATCAGGAAATTCACCGCGCCGGCCACCTCTTGCGGGGTGCCCATGCGCTGTGCGGGAATCATTTTCATCAGTTCTTCCACTGGCACGTTTTCGTCGAGCATGGCGGTGTCGATCAGGCCGGGTGCGACGCAATTGACGGTGATTTTGCGCTTGCCCAGTTCAATCGCCAACGCTTTTGCCGCGCCGATCAAACCGGCCTTGGAGGCACTGTAATTGACCTGCCCACGATTGCCGATCAAACCGGAAACCGAGGTGATGCAAACGATTCGCCCGGCGGCGCGACGACGGATCATCGGCATCATCACCGGGTGCAGCACGTTGTAGAAACCGTCGAGGTTGGTGCGCATCACCACATCCCAATCATCCTCGCTCAGCGCCGGAAAAGCACCGTCACGCGTCAGGCCGGCGTTGAGCACCACGCCGTAATAGGCGCCATGGTTTTCCACATCGGCTTCGAGAATGGCTTTGCAACTGGCGCGGTCGGACACGTCGAATTGCAGGATGCGTGCGTTGCGGCCCAAGGCTTCGATTTCGGCCTTCACCCCTTCGGCGTCTACCAGGCCGCTGCGGCAATGCAGCACGATGTCATGCCCGGCCTGAGCCAGACGCAACGCGATAGCGCGGCCGATGCCACGGCTGGAACCGGTGACCAGTACGGATTCAGTCATGCCTGCGTTCCTTGTGAAAAGCCTTGTGGAGTTTCATGAAGATATTGAGCGGCCTGAGGCGGGCGAAACACGTTCAGACGGGCGGTAGCGTGAATGCCGGGGGCGTTGATGTGGCATTCGAACACGCCCATGCCGTTGTCGTCTTCCAGCGAACGCAGCCCATGGATAGTCAGCTCGGTGCCGGCGGGAAAGTGGTCGACATTGCATTCGAATTTGCGGGTGCCGAGCAGGAAGCCCAGCTCTACCGCATCGCCTCGCTGGCGCGCATGGCAGCCGGCGAAGGCGGCGACACTCTGGGCCATCAGTTCGATGCCGACCCACGCCGGCAGGCTGCCGTCGGGGCGATTGAACAGGCCATCGGGCTTGACGGTGAGGCGGGTGTGGATCTGCTCGTCATCGAACGCGAGGATCTGATCGATGAGGATCATGTCGCCAGCGTGCGGCAGCAGTTCGGCGAGCGGCCAGTCAATCATGGGGCGTCTCCGATAATCAGGCTGACGTTATTGCCACCGAAGGCAAAGGAATTGCTCATCAGGTAGCGAGGTGCAATGGACGCCAGGCGATCGGCCGGGGTCACCCAATTCAGGGCTGGCAGTTGCGGGTCAGGCTGGCCGTCCCAGACATGTGGCGGCAACGTATGTGTTTGATTGTCAGCGCTCAGGCTCAGCCAGCAGAACGCCGCTTCCAGCGCGCCGGCCGCGCCGAGGGTGTGACCGGTCATCGGTTTGGTCGAAGAACACGGCACGCCGGCCGGGAACAATGCCGACACCGCGAGGCTTTCCATGGCGTCATTGTGTTGCGTGGCGGTGCCGTGCAGGTTCAGGTAACCGATCTGTTCGGGTTGCAGGTTCGCGCGGCCCAAGGCTTTGCGCATCGCTTGCAGGGCGCCACGGCCGGTCGGTTCCGGCGCGGAAATGTGGTGCGCATCTGAGCTGGCGCCACTGCCGAGCAGTGCAATCGATGGTTTATCGCCAGCCACTTTGGTCATCAGGAACAGCACCGCCGCTTCACCGATGTTGATGCCGTTACGGTTGACCGAGAACGGATTGCAACGTTGTTCGGACACCGCCTCCAGCGCCGAAAATCCGTTGAGGGTCAGCTTGCACAAACTGTCGACGCCGCCGCACAACACTGCGTCGCACAGGCCCAGATCCAACAGACGTTGGGCACTCATCAGCGCCCGGGCGCTGGAGGTGCAGGCGGTGGAAATCACATAGGCCGGGCCGCTGAGTTGCAGCCAGTCGGCAAGGAAATTCGCCGGCGCGCCGAGTTCCTGTTGCTGATAGTCGTAATAGTCCGGGAACTGATGCTCGTGGATGTAATGAGCCAGGCCGCGACTGGCTTCATCGATGCCGGACGTGCTGGTGCCGAGGATCACGCCGATGCGGTCGCGGCCGTAGGTCTGGATCGCTTGATCGATGTCGTCGCGGATTTGCAGCGCCGCTTCCAGCAACAACTGATTGTTGCGGGTGCTTTGCTTCACCAGTTCCGCCGGGATCGGCGCCAGATCACCGCGCACTGCGGCCACTGGCAACGAACGCTCTGGAACCCAGCCGGCCTCGCTGCGCATGCCGGAGCAATCGCCGGCAAACAGGTTGCGCGCGACTTCGTGCTTGTCGCGGCCCAGGGCGCAGATCACCCCGAGTGCGTTCAGGTAGGCGGTCATGGTGTCTCACCGGACAGGGGCGTGACTTGGTACGTCGGACCTTTGGGCAGGTTCAATTCAAAGCTCATCGGTTGTGAATATCGGACTTCCCAGTGCTCCGGCAGGGATCGTTGTGCGCCATGTTGCCAGGCAGCGGGATAGTTGCCGTGCAACTCATCCTTGGGTGTCAGCGCAAACAGCAATGCTGCAAACAACTCTCGGGCTTCCGGGTTGGGCGGCAACAGGCCGTCTGCTTGCCATTGACCGTCGATCAGTTTCTGACGTGCCTGTGGAATACCCAGCAGATCCATCATCGACCAGCGAATGCCCGGGCCTTCACGTGCAATCACCAGTACCCAGTCCTGACGCTGGCCGTCCGCCAGACGCTGAATGTGCAGTTGCTGCGGCAACGGCAGGCTCGGGGTTTGCTCGGGCAGCGGTGCCTTGCTGGCGCAGGCGCTGATCAGCAGGACCGCGCCAATGAGCAAAAATCTCAACACCGCCGCATACCCTGTGGGAGCGAGCCTGCTCGCGATGACGGCCATACAGTCGACATTTATGCTGACTGACACACCGCTATCGCGAGCAGGCTCACTCCTACAGTTTTGAGTTGCACTAGACATCACACAGCACCTTCAAGCGGTTTGCGCGCCACCACATTGACCAGGGTTTCTTCCCGTTGGCCAAAGGGTTTTGGCTGGCGCAGACCCCAGCGTTCAAGCAGGCCGAAATCCTTGGCGCGACTCCACCACAAGTAAGGATATGACACGTTGTGCGGGGCAAATTCGAAACCCTGGCGACGAATCATTTCAAGGTACCCGGCGGCGCTCTTCTGCACGTGCATCGGATGGCGGAACAACCAGCGGATCACCCAGGTATCAATGTAAGCCTCGGTGGATTCGGCGAACAGCAGATAACCGCCCGGCTTGAGCACACGGTAGAACTCGGCGAGCGCTTTGTCCTGTTCCACCAGATGATGGAAGGTCTGGTGACAGAACAACAGGTCGACGCTGGCATCCGGCACGGCCAGCGTGGCGCAGTCGCTGCCGATCAACTCCACGTCCATGCCCTGACGGGTGGCTTCTGCACCGCTCAGGTCGAGGCTGTGCGGGTCGGCGTCTACGCCGATCAGGCGCTGGGGGGCAAAGGTCTGGCGCAGGTACTGGAACGACTTGCCCTGGCCGCAACCGGCATCCAGCAACACCGGATGGGCGGGCAACGGTTCGCTGAACAGGCTGCGCAGGTCATTGATCGCCACACGCAGCACATGGTGCTGCCAGGTGTGGCTGCGCAGGAACCAGAACCCGAAGCGCGTCTCCTCGACGTAGTTGTCGCTCAAGTAGCTCATGTGGCATCCCTTGCACAGAGTTCCGACAGCATCCGCAGCCGGCGTTTCGGTTCGGCGACGAATGGATTGCGTTCATCCCAGGCATAACCGGCGAGGATCGAACTGATCATGCGGCGGATGTCCGGCGAGCTGTCCGGATGGAAAATCACGTCCTGGAACGTCCCGGCATACCAGCCTTCAACGTAGCAGCGGAAAGTGTCGACGCCACGCTTGAGCGGTGTGGCGAACTCGGTCTGCCAGTCGACACGTTCACCTTGCAGTTGGCGATGCAGAACACCGGCGGCCATGCTCGCCGAACGCATGGCGATGGTCACGCCGGAGGAGAACACCGGGTCGAGAAACTCCGCCGCGTTGCCCAGCAGCGCAAAGCCTGGTCCGTGCAAGGTTTTGACGTTGGCCGAGTAGCCGCCGATGGTGCGCGCCGGCGTATCCCACACCGCGTTGTTCAACACGCCGGAGAGGCTTGGCGTCTCGGCAATGAAACCGCGCAGGCAATCGTCCAGATTATCGGCACGACCGGCGAAATGCTCCGCCGCCGCGACCACGCCCACCGAGCAACGGCCGTTGCTGAACGGGATGGTCCAGAACCAGACATCGCGTTTGGTTGGATGCGTGGTGACGAGGATTTTCGTGCGGTCGAAACCCGGGTGGTCGATGTGGTCTTCGACGTGGGTGAATACCGCCTGGCGCACCGGGAAATTCGAGGGTGCCTCAAGGTCGAGCAGGCGCGGCAGGACGCGGCCGTAGCCGCTGGCATCGAGCATGAAATCAGCCTCGACGCGGTACTCGCTGCCGTCCTCGCGCTGCACACCGAGCAGCGGTTTTTCCCGCTCGATATCGACGCTGACGATCGCTTCGCCATAGCGGATTTCCGCGCCTTGCAGCGCGGCTTGATCGGCCAGCAGTTTGTCGAAATCGGCGCGCTGGACTTGAAACGTGGTCGGCTTGCCGTTGCTGAAGGTGTCGCCGAAATCGAAGGCGCTGTACTGCTCGCCCCAGGCGAACGCCGCACCGGTTTTCAGCTGGAAACCTGCAGCGTTAACCGCCTCGAGCATGCCGGCTTCTTCGACGAAATCCAGGCAGTGCGACAGCAGGCTTTCGCCGATGGAGAACCGTGGGAAATGCTGGCGTTCGATCACTAACACATCGTGGCCCTTGCGCTTGAGCAGCGCGGCGGCGATGGCGCCCGATGGACCGGCGCCGATGATCACTACCTGACGACGTTCCATTTCAACGATTGGCATGGGGGCTCCTTGCCGGGACGGCAGCTTTCAAAGGGATTCGGTGCATGCCGGCCAATGCCGGCAGCAATGTCGCGATAAGACCCATCAGCATCAGCGCAAAGTACAGCGGCGGGCTGATGAGGTGTTGTTGCAGCAGCAGGTTGAGAAAGACGATCTCGCTCAAGCCGCGAATATTGAGCAGCACACTTTCGCGCCAGCGGCTGGCGCCCGCAAACGAAGCGCCGGCCCAGCCAAGTCCCAGCCAGTTGCCCAGCAGTTTGCTGGCAATCGGGAACAGCAGCAGCGCAGCCAGTTGCGCCCAGCTCAGGCTGTCCATGGCGCTGTGGACGTTGATCTGCACGATGCCGAACGTCAGGATCAACGGGATCGCGATCCAGGTCTGCAAGCGATTCATCCACACCGCCGGCATTGGCAGCACCAGCGGCACCTTCAGCGCGGCCATGCACAACAAGTAACCGATGCCGACAATCAGCGCATTGAGCTTGTAGTGCTCGGCCACCACCAGCAACGCGAAGAAGCAGCCGCTGTAGAGCCGTGGCTGGCGCAAGCCGAGTACCCGCAGCAGCACGGGCACGCACGCGCAGGCCAAGGGCAGCAGCAAACTGCTCAGGTGCAGGCTGCCTTGGGCGATGGCGAACACTGTCCAGCACGTGAGGTCGATGAGGATCGCGGTTTGCACCAGGCGCCGGGTCGCGGCGACCGGGTAATCGATATGCCGAAGGTACAGGTACAACACGGGAATCGCGGTAATGGCAAACAGCAGCCCGACCGCCAAAGAGCTGATCCACGGCTGTGGCGGCAGCAGCCAGATCGCTGTCGCGAGCCCGCCGGCGAACGGAATGCAGAAACTCGGCAGGGCGATTTTCAGGCTCTGGCGGTCCAGGCGCAGGTCGATCACGTCGCTGAGGATGTAGCCCAGCAACAGCGCGAAACTCAGGCTGTAGAGGTTTTTCAGCCAGATCGGAGCGACCAGCGTTGCGCCGCTCAAGTGCCATTGAGGTTCGATCCAGAAGTACATCAGCAGCGGCAAACCGACGGTGGCCAGCAACAATTGGCTGACGATCGGGATCAAACCGAAATGGCGCCCGACACGCGTGGCCACGGCGAACAGCGCCAGGGCCATTGCCCAGAACAACACGACCATCACGCTGCCGACTCCGCGACCGTGGCCGCTTGCACGTGCCGTCCGGCCCACGGCGCGAGGATGAAGCTGAACGCCAGGCCGAGGCTCACCGACACCCCGAAGTTGCTCACCGCTGGGGTGCTGGACACGGCCAGCAATCCGAACGACAGCCACGTGGTCAACGCCGCCAGCAAGGTGCCCAGCAGGCTGACGGCGGCGCCGCCGACCTGTTCGCGCATGAGGATCGCGTAATCGACGCTGATCGCCGTCACCAGCAGCAGGCCGAACAGGCTGAACAACGTCAGCGGCTGTCCGAGCCAGCCGAGACTGGCGAGGCTGCACAGCGCCGCCAGCAACGGCAGGGCGACGATGCGCAAGGCGCCGCCAAGGCCGAACGGCAGGATCAGCACCAGCACGATCAGCACGCAGGAGGCGAGTTTCAGTTCCGCAGCGCTGATCTGGGTTTTGGCGAACACGTTATTCAATTCGCCCAGACGATCCACCAGTTCCACCCCCGGCAAGTCCAGCGCTTGCACCCGCAGCAGTGCAGGGTTGTTCAGGCCTTGCAGGCTGACCATCGCCGCCACGCCGTCTTCGGTCGGGCCCAGCCATAGCGTGCGATAGGGTTCGGCCAGCGGACCGGTCAGGGCGCTGTCGATGTCTTCGACCGGCAGTGCCTGCAACTTCGCCAATTCGGTTTTCAGAGCTTCGACCGGCACGCCGACGTCGAGCAGCGGTTGCCAGAACGCCGGCAACTTGTTCAGCGCTTCGCGCACTTGCCGTTGCTCGCTGGGCTGGCTGACCAGTTGATTCAGCGACAGATAGCCTTGAAGTTTGTTCAGATTGACCAACTGATCCAGCCGCTCGCTCAACGCGGTTTGGCGTTCGAGCAATGCTTGTTGATTGGCCGCTCGCACCAGGAAAAACTGGCTGGTGGGTTGGTAGCCGGTGATGCGCGCAATGGTCTGGGCTTCGTCGGTCAATTGCTGCGGTGCGCCGACCCATTGGCGAATATCGTTTTTGGTATCGAGCTGCAACAGACCGCCCACGCAGAAGGCAATCAGCAGCACCAGCAGCACAGGCGTACGGGCGATTTTCAACAGCTTTTCGCGCAGTGCCAGCAAATACTCGGCGACGCGCAATGGCCATTGCGCCGGGCGCAAATCCGAACCCTTGAGCAGCGCAGGCAACAGGCACACCGCAGACAGGTAGGCGCCGAGCAGGCCGGCGGCGGAGAATACGGCGATCTGGGTCAGGGCCGGGAAGGGGGTCCAGGCCAGCGCGAGGTAACCGATGCAACTGGTGATCAGGCTCAGCGTCAGCCCCGGCAAGGTCAGGCGCAACGCCGGCCAGCTGTGCCAGGGTTTCAGGCTCCAGCTCTTGGACAAATAGTGCAGCGGGTAGTCGACCGCGACGCCGATCAGGCTGGAGCCGAGCACCAGCGTCATCACATGCATATGGCCGAACAGCGCCACGCACGCCACCGCGCCAAACAGCATGCCCACCAGCACCGGGACGAAGGCCAGCAATACGCGCAAACGGCGGAAGGCCAGCAACAACAGCAACAGAATGCCGACGGTGGCACCACCGCCGACCCAGGTTATCTCGCGTGTGGCTTGCCGCTGCCCGTTGGCCGCGTAGAGCAAGCCGCTGGCGGCCAGCAGTTGCACGTCAGCCTGGGCCGCTTCTTCACGGCTGTGTTTGAGCAGATCGGCCACTTGCAGCGGCAGGTTCATGTCGAAAGCATTGCCGGTGGTGCGCGCCCGCAGCAACACCCAGCTTTTGCCATCGGCATCGGCAACCAGTGCGCCGCTGCCGATGTCCAGTTGCACCGAACCGTGTTGCGGCTGGCTGTTCTGGATGCGCCCGGTCAGGCCCAGCCAGTCATCCTGGCTCGCCACCAGGCTGAAACCGGTGAATGGGTCGAACAATGCCTGCACCCGTTGCTGGATGAACGCGTCGGGATGCTCGATCAATTGCTGGCGATCCGCTGCCGAGAGCATCGCCAACCTGCCTTGCAGCAGTTGCGTGCGCAGCGCCGGCAAGTCGGCTTGCAGGGTCCACTGGACCTTTTCGAACAAACCGCTGGCCTGCCATTGCTCGCCCAGTTTCTGCGCCATGGCGACGGCTTGCTGGCGATCGGTGTGACCGACCAGCACCAGCATTTCGCGGTTCAGCGGTTCTTGCATGCGTTGTTCGGCGCGCAGTTCCAGCGCGTCTGGCGCCGTGCCCGGCACCAGTTCCATCAGGTTGGCCGACAGCGGCGCACCGTCCCGCCATTGCCAGCCGGCGAGCGCGAGCACCGCCAGCAGCAGGATCAGAAACAGCCGTGGAAGCGTGCGTTCACTCGGCAAAGTCATGTTGCTCCGCGTCGCTCAAGGGTTGGGTGCTGGTGCTGTCCTGCATCCGCAGCAAGGTGCTGTCACCCTGGGTTTCCAGCAGCTCGATGGTGTTCACCAATTCGCCGCCGGTGATGTTGATCTGATTGAACACCTGTTTGAGCAGCAGCGAGCGCGGGGTCAGCGTCAGTTTCCAGTTCTGCGCCTCACCGCTCAGCGACAGTTCGAAGTCCCGTTGCAGCCCGCTGCTGTCGCCTTGCAGCACGGCGAGGAACAAGCGGTTCTGCTCGGCGCCGGCACTCTTGCCAGGCAGCATTTGCCAGCCGCTGGCGTCACGTCGCGCAATGCCTTTGCCGGTGATGCGGTAATCCTGTTGCAGCGGCGTTTTCAGCAACCACAGCAGGCCGTGGTTTTTTGCGAGAACGAAGGTGCCTTTGCTGGTCAGCGGCTGGGGCAGGGCGCGCAGGTGTTTTTCCTGGATGAAGTGGCCGTGGATCACATCGGGTTTGGCCAGTTGATCGCTGAGCTGTTGCAGATCGAAGGCATGGGCAATCGATGACAGGCCGAGCAGCGCCAAAGCGCCGAGGCATCTGAAAAACGGCTTCATGCGAGCATCCTTTCAACAGCGTCGGTGAAGATTTTGGGTGAGGCCAATTGCATCTCACGGCTGCTCATGTCGACTGCGACCTGCACCGAGACGGCGCGGGTCAAGCGTTCGCCGGTTTCCAGGTCGCTGATCAGGTAGTTGATCTTCAGCCGGTTCTCCCACTCCACCAGATTGGCGCGCACGTTCAGCTTTTGGCCAAACACCGCACCACGCACATAGCGCAATTGCAGGTCGATCACCGGCCAGGCGTAACCCGAGTCGGACATGGCCGTGTAGTTGTGGCCGATTTTATCCAGCAGCGCACAACGGGCGATTTCCAGGTATTTGACGTAATGGCCGTGCCAGACCACGTTCATGCTGTCGACGTCAAAGAACGGCACGAGGATTTCCGTATCGGTGTGAAGCACTCCCTTGCTACGCATGCAGCCTCCAGTGTTGCTCGGCAATCCGTTTCAGGCACAGGCGCAATTCACCTTCCAGCGCGCGGTCTTCGATGACTGGCGGGAAGTCCTTGGCCAGCTCTTCATGCATGGCAGCAAGGGCCGGTGGCAACGGGCGCGCGTCCTCGGCCTTGCTGCGCAGCCACACGCCCTGATTGGCGGCGAGCAGCGTGGCGGCAGCGACCTGTTCGGTCAGCTCCAGCACACGAATGGCATCGCGGGCAGCGATGGTGCCCATGCTCACTTTGTCCTGGTTGTGGCATTCGGTGGAGCGTGAAAACACGCTGGCCGGCATGGTGTTTTTCAACGCTTCGGCGGTCCAGGCGCTGGTGCCGATCTGCACGGCTTTGAAGCCGTGGTTGAGCATCGCTCGATCTGCCGTGGCGCCGGACAAATTGCTCGGCAAGCCATGGTTGTAACGCTCGTCCACCAGCAACGCGAGTTGACGGTCGAGCAGGTCAGCCACGTTGGCCACCAGGTTTTTCAGGCTGTCCATGGCGAACGCGATGTGGCCGCCGTAGAAATGCCCGCCGTGCAGCACGCGCTCGGCTTCGGCGTCGATGATCGGGTTGTCGTTGGCGCTGTTGAGTTCGATCTCGATGAACGAACGCAGCCAGTTCAGGCTGTCAGCCAAGACGCCCAGTACGTGCGGCGCGCAGCGCAGGGAATAACGGTCTTGCAGGCGATGCAGCGGCGCGGTCGGCGCATCGATCGCCAGGTCCTTGCGCAACCACGCGGCGACTTGCATTTGCCCTGGATGCGGTTTGGTGGCGAACAGGCGCTCGTCGAAGTGCTCCGGATTGCCTTGCAGCGCGACCACGTTCAGCGCGGTGATGCGCGTTGCCAGTTGCAGCAGGTAATCGGCGCGGGCATAGGCCAGGCAAGCGAGGCCGGTCATGACGGCGGTGCCGTTCATCAGCGCGAGGGCTTCTTTGGGGCGCAGCACCAGCGGCTCCCAACCGAGTTCGCGGTGCACATCGGCGGCCTGACGACGTTCGCCACGGAACATCACTTCGCGTTCGCCGGACAAGGTCGCGGCAACATAGGACAGCGGCGTCAGATCACCGCTGGCGCCCACCGAGCCTTCTTCCGGGATCAGCGGCAAAATGTCGTGTTCAAGGAATGCTTGCAGGCGTTCCAGCAGCTCAATGCGAACCCCCGACACGCCGTGGCACAGCGACTGCAAACGTGCAGCCAGCACCGCGCGGGTGGCTTGGGCGTCGAGCAGTTTGCCCAGGCCGCAGCCGTGGAACGTGTACAGATGACGCGGCAACGCTTCGACGTGATGCAGTGGCACCGCGACCACGCAGGAATCGCCGTAACCGGTGGTCACGCCATAAATCACGCCTTCCTTGTCCAGCAGGGAATCGAGGAATCGTGCGCCCTTGGCGATGCGCTCGCGGTACGCAGGGTCAGCCTGCAACTGCGTCGGCACCTGACGGTTGGCCAGGGCCAGCACGTCTTCGATGCGCAAAGGGAGTTCGCCGAAGGTTACCGGCTCAAGCGTTGGCGTCGTCATCGGTCTTCCAGAAAGGGTAAAAGTTGAACCATTGTTGAGGTGCTTCGAGGCAATAGTGACCCAGGCGCTCGGCGTAGCGGGTCGCCCACTGATGAATGACCTGCTCGCGGTCGCTGCGCTTCCAGGTGATCGCATCGGCGAACGGTTCGAGGGTCAGTCGATAATCGCCGTCGGGTTTCTTCAGGCACAGCATCAGGTTGACCGGGCATTTCAACAGACCGGCCAACAACCATGGCCCCTGCGGAAACTTTGCCGGATGGCCAAGGAAATCCACGGTCACGCTGCGCCCGCCGTGCAACGGCACGCGATCACCGGCAATCGCCAGCCATTCGCCGCGCTCCAGGCGCTCGTGCAGTTGCAGCATGATCACCGGGTCCAGTTCGCTGACCTGAATCAGCCGCAGATTGGTGGCCCCGGCTTCGCCCAGCAGACGATTGAACTGCTCGGCGTGCTTGGTGTGCACCAGCACGTTCATCGTGACCTTTTCGCCGATCTCCGCCAGCGCGCGGCAGACTTCGAGATTGCCCAGGTGTGCGCCCACCAGCAGTTGCCCGCGGCTGCCACGCAACTGATTGCGCAACAGCGCCGGGTCGACGATTTCGATCTGCTCGATGCTCAGCTTGCCGTTCCACACGTCGAGTTTGTCGAGCATCGAATCAGCGAAGGCCATGAACTGACCGAATACCCGCCAATGGGTCGGGCGCAATTCAATGCGAGCGCTCCAGTCGGCGAGGCGTTGCTGGTATTGCCAGGCACTGCGGCGGGCGCTGCGACCGAACAGGAAAAAGTACAGAACGATGCCGTACAACAGCGGGCTCAACAGTCGGCGGCCGAGGACTTTGGCGCCGAACGCGGTGAGCTTCATCAGCCAGAAGCTGCCGCGCTCCTCGCGGTCGGCCCAATGCTTTTTGTCGACGTTGCTGCTCATGCTCGCCACCGTCGCCAGAGGATTACCGGCGCCCGCAGCAACATGCCGAAGAACAACCGGGTGTGCATGCTCGAAATCAGCACATTGTCGTGGAACATGCGGAAATGCGAGACGCCGTCCAGCGGGTAATGCACCTTGGTTGGCAGCCACTGCATCGGCTGAT contains:
- the fabG gene encoding 3-oxoacyl-ACP reductase FabG is translated as MTESVLVTGSSRGIGRAIALRLAQAGHDIVLHCRSGLVDAEGVKAEIEALGRNARILQFDVSDRASCKAILEADVENHGAYYGVVLNAGLTRDGAFPALSEDDWDVVMRTNLDGFYNVLHPVMMPMIRRRAAGRIVCITSVSGLIGNRGQVNYSASKAGLIGAAKALAIELGKRKITVNCVAPGLIDTAMLDENVPVEELMKMIPAQRMGTPQEVAGAVNFLMSAEASYITRQVLAVNGGLC
- a CDS encoding hotdog family protein → MIDWPLAELLPHAGDMILIDQILAFDDEQIHTRLTVKPDGLFNRPDGSLPAWVGIELMAQSVAAFAGCHARQRGDAVELGFLLGTRKFECNVDHFPAGTELTIHGLRSLEDDNGMGVFECHINAPGIHATARLNVFRPPQAAQYLHETPQGFSQGTQA
- a CDS encoding beta-ketoacyl-[acyl-carrier-protein] synthase family protein gives rise to the protein MTAYLNALGVICALGRDKHEVARNLFAGDCSGMRSEAGWVPERSLPVAAVRGDLAPIPAELVKQSTRNNQLLLEAALQIRDDIDQAIQTYGRDRIGVILGTSTSGIDEASRGLAHYIHEHQFPDYYDYQQQELGAPANFLADWLQLSGPAYVISTACTSSARALMSAQRLLDLGLCDAVLCGGVDSLCKLTLNGFSALEAVSEQRCNPFSVNRNGINIGEAAVLFLMTKVAGDKPSIALLGSGASSDAHHISAPEPTGRGALQAMRKALGRANLQPEQIGYLNLHGTATQHNDAMESLAVSALFPAGVPCSSTKPMTGHTLGAAGALEAAFCWLSLSADNQTHTLPPHVWDGQPDPQLPALNWVTPADRLASIAPRYLMSNSFAFGGNNVSLIIGDAP
- a CDS encoding class I SAM-dependent methyltransferase codes for the protein MSYLSDNYVEETRFGFWFLRSHTWQHHVLRVAINDLRSLFSEPLPAHPVLLDAGCGQGKSFQYLRQTFAPQRLIGVDADPHSLDLSGAEATRQGMDVELIGSDCATLAVPDASVDLLFCHQTFHHLVEQDKALAEFYRVLKPGGYLLFAESTEAYIDTWVIRWLFRHPMHVQKSAAGYLEMIRRQGFEFAPHNVSYPYLWWSRAKDFGLLERWGLRQPKPFGQREETLVNVVARKPLEGAV
- a CDS encoding NAD(P)/FAD-dependent oxidoreductase → MPIVEMERRQVVIIGAGPSGAIAAALLKRKGHDVLVIERQHFPRFSIGESLLSHCLDFVEEAGMLEAVNAAGFQLKTGAAFAWGEQYSAFDFGDTFSNGKPTTFQVQRADFDKLLADQAALQGAEIRYGEAIVSVDIEREKPLLGVQREDGSEYRVEADFMLDASGYGRVLPRLLDLEAPSNFPVRQAVFTHVEDHIDHPGFDRTKILVTTHPTKRDVWFWTIPFSNGRCSVGVVAAAEHFAGRADNLDDCLRGFIAETPSLSGVLNNAVWDTPARTIGGYSANVKTLHGPGFALLGNAAEFLDPVFSSGVTIAMRSASMAAGVLHRQLQGERVDWQTEFATPLKRGVDTFRCYVEGWYAGTFQDVIFHPDSSPDIRRMISSILAGYAWDERNPFVAEPKRRLRMLSELCARDAT
- a CDS encoding sodium:proton antiporter — protein: MVVLFWAMALALFAVATRVGRHFGLIPIVSQLLLATVGLPLLMYFWIEPQWHLSGATLVAPIWLKNLYSLSFALLLGYILSDVIDLRLDRQSLKIALPSFCIPFAGGLATAIWLLPPQPWISSLAVGLLFAITAIPVLYLYLRHIDYPVAATRRLVQTAILIDLTCWTVFAIAQGSLHLSSLLLPLACACVPVLLRVLGLRQPRLYSGCFFALLVVAEHYKLNALIVGIGYLLCMAALKVPLVLPMPAVWMNRLQTWIAIPLILTFGIVQINVHSAMDSLSWAQLAALLLFPIASKLLGNWLGLGWAGASFAGASRWRESVLLNIRGLSEIVFLNLLLQQHLISPPLYFALMLMGLIATLLPALAGMHRIPLKAAVPARSPHANR
- a CDS encoding MMPL family transporter encodes the protein MTLPSERTLPRLFLILLLAVLALAGWQWRDGAPLSANLMELVPGTAPDALELRAEQRMQEPLNREMLVLVGHTDRQQAVAMAQKLGEQWQASGLFEKVQWTLQADLPALRTQLLQGRLAMLSAADRQQLIEHPDAFIQQRVQALFDPFTGFSLVASQDDWLGLTGRIQNSQPQHGSVQLDIGSGALVADADGKSWVLLRARTTGNAFDMNLPLQVADLLKHSREEAAQADVQLLAASGLLYAANGQRQATREITWVGGGATVGILLLLLLAFRRLRVLLAFVPVLVGMLFGAVACVALFGHMHVMTLVLGSSLIGVAVDYPLHYLSKSWSLKPWHSWPALRLTLPGLTLSLITSCIGYLALAWTPFPALTQIAVFSAAGLLGAYLSAVCLLPALLKGSDLRPAQWPLRVAEYLLALREKLLKIARTPVLLVLLIAFCVGGLLQLDTKNDIRQWVGAPQQLTDEAQTIARITGYQPTSQFFLVRAANQQALLERQTALSERLDQLVNLNKLQGYLSLNQLVSQPSEQRQVREALNKLPAFWQPLLDVGVPVEALKTELAKLQALPVEDIDSALTGPLAEPYRTLWLGPTEDGVAAMVSLQGLNNPALLRVQALDLPGVELVDRLGELNNVFAKTQISAAELKLASCVLIVLVLILPFGLGGALRIVALPLLAALCSLASLGWLGQPLTLFSLFGLLLVTAISVDYAILMREQVGGAAVSLLGTLLAALTTWLSFGLLAVSSTPAVSNFGVSVSLGLAFSFILAPWAGRHVQAATVAESAA
- a CDS encoding outer membrane lipoprotein carrier protein LolA, which gives rise to MKPFFRCLGALALLGLSSIAHAFDLQQLSDQLAKPDVIHGHFIQEKHLRALPQPLTSKGTFVLAKNHGLLWLLKTPLQQDYRITGKGIARRDASGWQMLPGKSAGAEQNRLFLAVLQGDSSGLQRDFELSLSGEAQNWKLTLTPRSLLLKQVFNQINITGGELVNTIELLETQGDSTLLRMQDSTSTQPLSDAEQHDFAE
- a CDS encoding acyl-CoA thioesterase; protein product: MRSKGVLHTDTEILVPFFDVDSMNVVWHGHYVKYLEIARCALLDKIGHNYTAMSDSGYAWPVIDLQLRYVRGAVFGQKLNVRANLVEWENRLKINYLISDLETGERLTRAVSVQVAVDMSSREMQLASPKIFTDAVERMLA